In Sphingomonas sp., a single window of DNA contains:
- a CDS encoding adenosine kinase, with protein sequence MTNPSYDVVAIGNAIVDILAQADDAFIESIGVPKGSMQLMFSPEEADALYAKMGPGREVSGGSAANTVAGIAALGGKTAFIGQVADDQIGEVFAHDIRAAGVHFDTAVRPGQPTSARCLIFVTPDGQRTMNTFLGASQFLPAAALDEQLIANGAILYLEGYLWDPEEPRAAMRKAIDIARAAGRKVAFTLSDVFCISRHGDDFRKLIEDGLIDILFANEAELLALCAHEDFEAAVQHIHGKVPLLVVTRSEKGAMALQGDERIEVPAEPISALVDTTGAGDMFAAGFLHGQAQGKGLKESLQLGAICAAEIIQHYGARAEKDLKALAAAKIG encoded by the coding sequence TTGACCAACCCCAGCTACGACGTGGTCGCGATCGGCAATGCCATCGTCGACATCCTCGCCCAGGCCGACGACGCCTTCATCGAATCGATCGGCGTCCCCAAGGGCTCGATGCAGCTGATGTTCTCGCCCGAAGAGGCCGATGCGCTCTACGCCAAGATGGGCCCGGGGCGCGAGGTTTCCGGCGGTTCGGCGGCGAACACCGTGGCGGGTATCGCCGCGCTCGGCGGCAAGACGGCGTTCATCGGCCAGGTGGCGGACGACCAGATCGGCGAAGTCTTTGCGCACGACATCCGCGCCGCAGGCGTGCATTTCGACACCGCGGTGCGCCCCGGCCAGCCGACCTCCGCGCGCTGCCTGATCTTCGTGACGCCGGACGGCCAGCGCACGATGAACACCTTCCTCGGCGCCTCGCAGTTCCTCCCCGCAGCCGCGCTCGACGAGCAGCTGATTGCGAACGGCGCGATCCTCTATCTCGAAGGCTATCTGTGGGATCCGGAAGAGCCGCGCGCCGCGATGCGCAAGGCGATCGACATCGCCCGTGCCGCCGGCCGCAAGGTCGCCTTCACCCTCTCCGACGTGTTCTGCATCTCGCGCCACGGCGACGATTTCCGCAAGCTGATCGAGGATGGGCTGATCGACATCCTGTTCGCCAACGAGGCCGAACTGCTCGCCTTGTGCGCGCATGAGGATTTCGAAGCGGCGGTGCAGCACATCCATGGAAAGGTGCCGCTACTCGTCGTCACCCGCAGCGAGAAGGGGGCGATGGCGCTCCAGGGCGACGAGCGGATCGAAGTTCCCGCCGAACCGATCAGCGCGCTGGTCGACACCACCGGCGCGGGCGACATGTTCGCCGCCGGCTTCCTGCATGGCCAGGCGCAGGGCAAGGGCCTGAAGGAATCGCTCCAGCTCGGCGCGATCTGCGCGGCAGAGATCATCCAGCATTACGGCGCGCGCGCCGAGAAGGATCTGAAGGCGCTCGCCGCCGCGAAGATCGGCTGA
- a CDS encoding quinone oxidoreductase — translation MEQMIRFEQTGGPDVLQWVEVDLPAPGPGEVRLRTQAAGLNFIDVYHRTGVYPAQLPSGIGVEGAGVIEAVGEGVTGFAVGDRAATFGPALGSYATARNLKAETLFKLPDDISSETAAAVLLKGCTVEFMVERAAKVQAGMTVLVHSAAGGVGQIAVGWLKGIGATVIGTVGHEAKVEKAKAVGCDHVLLSRGQEDVAARVREITGGAGVSVVFDGIGKATWEASLGSTARRGLILSYGNASGSVEGVKLATLNQHGSLFVTRPKLFDYYVTLEERQAGAARLFEMLKKGTVKPEIGQRFALRDAAEAHRAIEGGHTTGSTILLP, via the coding sequence ATGGAACAGATGATTCGCTTCGAGCAGACCGGCGGTCCCGATGTGCTGCAATGGGTCGAGGTCGACCTGCCCGCGCCCGGCCCCGGCGAGGTGCGGCTGCGGACGCAAGCGGCGGGGCTCAACTTCATCGACGTCTACCACCGCACCGGCGTCTATCCGGCGCAGCTGCCCTCGGGCATCGGTGTCGAAGGCGCGGGCGTGATCGAAGCGGTGGGAGAGGGCGTCACCGGCTTCGCGGTCGGTGATCGGGCGGCGACCTTCGGGCCGGCGCTTGGCTCCTATGCGACGGCGCGCAACCTCAAGGCCGAGACCCTGTTCAAGCTGCCGGACGACATCAGCAGTGAGACCGCCGCCGCGGTGCTGCTCAAGGGCTGCACGGTCGAATTCATGGTCGAGCGCGCCGCCAAGGTGCAGGCGGGCATGACGGTGCTGGTGCACAGCGCGGCGGGCGGAGTCGGCCAGATCGCGGTCGGCTGGCTGAAGGGCATCGGCGCGACGGTGATCGGCACGGTCGGCCACGAAGCCAAGGTCGAAAAGGCGAAGGCAGTCGGCTGCGACCACGTGCTGCTGTCGCGCGGGCAGGAGGATGTCGCCGCGCGCGTGCGCGAGATCACCGGCGGCGCAGGCGTGTCGGTGGTGTTCGACGGGATCGGCAAGGCGACCTGGGAAGCCTCGCTGGGATCGACGGCGCGGCGCGGGCTGATCCTCAGCTATGGCAATGCCAGCGGTTCGGTGGAGGGGGTGAAGCTTGCCACGCTCAACCAGCATGGCTCGCTGTTCGTTACCCGGCCCAAGCTGTTCGATTATTATGTCACGCTCGAGGAGCGGCAGGCGGGCGCCGCGCGGCTGTTCGAGATGCTGAAAAAGGGCACGGTGAAGCCGGAGATCGGCCAGCGTTTCGCGCTGCGGGACGCGGCGGAGGCGCACCGTGCGATCGAGGGCGGGCACACGACCGGATCGACGATCCTGCTGCCGTAA
- a CDS encoding SLC13 family permease: MTTPQILSLVVLAGMMLLFVWGKLRYDMVAVLALLAALAVGVVKPKEAFTGFSDDIVIIVASALVLSAAVQRSGVIERAMLLLQRRVTRVRSQLLLLSASVGFASALVKNIGALAMMMPVAFQMAKRSKASPATFLMPMSFASLLGGLITLIGTSPNIIVSRVREEMTGQPFGMFDYAPVGLGLTLVGLVFLRFAYRLIPRDRRAAPTLGEAMDIEDYVTEATIPEGSEAAGETVAEFRERHDHAVAVTTILRGGIRSTPFPDNRLCPEDVLILAGAPDDLERVIATDALVLEGQDRPQPDGNTGEVGVIEAVIGTDSTLIGRTAGRLGLHERFGVNLIAVSRQGERLSTRLGDIELRAGDVIVLQGPLDLLFERLGELGCLPLAQRELRLGSARKGLLPLAILGVAMAATATGYVPVAVAFFAAAGLTILLGALPVREAYEHIEWPILVMLGALIPVSDSLRTTGASKVIGDQLGHIAATLPPWGAVAMILAAAMAVTPFLNNAATVLVMAPIAATFAGELGYRPEAFLMATAVGAGCDFLTPIGHQCNTLVMGPGGYRFGDYARLGAPLSLLVLIVGTLLIMAVWPVH, translated from the coding sequence TTGACCACACCGCAGATCCTGTCGCTTGTCGTGCTTGCCGGCATGATGCTGCTTTTCGTGTGGGGCAAGCTGCGTTACGACATGGTGGCGGTGCTGGCGTTGCTCGCGGCGCTAGCGGTGGGGGTGGTGAAGCCCAAGGAGGCCTTCACCGGTTTCTCCGACGACATCGTGATCATCGTTGCCTCGGCCCTCGTCCTCTCCGCCGCCGTGCAGCGCTCGGGCGTGATCGAGCGGGCGATGCTGCTGCTCCAGCGGCGGGTGACGCGGGTGCGCTCGCAATTGCTGCTGCTCAGCGCCAGCGTCGGCTTCGCCTCGGCGCTGGTCAAGAATATCGGCGCGCTGGCGATGATGATGCCGGTCGCCTTCCAGATGGCCAAGCGCTCCAAGGCCTCGCCCGCCACCTTCTTGATGCCGATGTCGTTCGCCTCGCTGCTCGGCGGGCTGATCACGCTGATCGGCACCTCGCCCAACATCATCGTCAGCCGCGTGCGCGAGGAGATGACCGGCCAGCCCTTCGGCATGTTCGACTATGCCCCGGTGGGGCTGGGGCTGACGCTGGTCGGGCTGGTCTTCCTGCGCTTCGCCTATCGGCTGATCCCGCGCGATCGCCGCGCCGCGCCAACGCTGGGCGAAGCGATGGACATCGAGGACTATGTCACCGAGGCGACGATCCCCGAAGGATCGGAAGCGGCCGGCGAAACGGTCGCCGAATTCCGCGAACGCCACGACCATGCGGTGGCGGTGACTACCATTCTGCGCGGCGGCATTCGCAGTACGCCCTTCCCGGACAACCGCCTGTGCCCCGAGGATGTGCTGATCCTCGCGGGCGCTCCAGATGATCTCGAACGCGTCATCGCCACCGATGCGCTCGTGCTCGAGGGGCAGGACCGCCCCCAGCCCGACGGCAACACCGGCGAAGTCGGCGTGATCGAAGCGGTGATCGGGACCGACTCCACGCTGATCGGCCGCACCGCCGGGCGGCTGGGCCTGCACGAGCGCTTCGGCGTGAACCTGATTGCGGTGTCGCGCCAGGGCGAGCGGCTGTCCACGCGGCTGGGTGACATCGAGCTGCGCGCGGGCGACGTGATCGTGCTGCAAGGCCCGCTCGACTTGCTGTTCGAGCGGCTGGGCGAACTGGGCTGCCTGCCGCTCGCACAGCGCGAGCTGCGGCTCGGCAGCGCGCGCAAAGGGCTGCTGCCGCTCGCCATCCTCGGCGTGGCGATGGCGGCGACGGCGACCGGCTATGTGCCCGTGGCAGTGGCGTTCTTCGCAGCGGCGGGGCTCACCATCCTGCTCGGAGCCCTGCCGGTGCGCGAGGCGTACGAGCATATCGAATGGCCGATCCTGGTGATGCTCGGCGCGCTAATCCCGGTCAGCGATTCGCTGCGTACCACCGGCGCCAGCAAAGTGATCGGCGACCAGCTCGGCCATATCGCCGCGACGCTGCCGCCCTGGGGCGCGGTCGCGATGATCCTGGCGGCGGCGATGGCGGTGACGCCCTTCCTCAACAACGCCGCGACGGTGCTGGTGATGGCGCCGATCGCCGCCACCTTCGCGGGCGAGCTCGGCTATCGGCCCGAGGCGTTCCTGATGGCGACCGCGGTGGGCGCGGGCTGCGACTTCCTCACACCGATCGGCCACCAGTGCAACACGCTGGTGATGGGGCCGGGCGGCTACAGGTTCGGCGACTATGCGCGGCTCGGGGCGCCGCTGTCGCTGCTGGTCTTGATCGTCGGCACGCTACTGATCATGGCCGTGTGGCCGGTGCATTGA
- a CDS encoding DUF1203 domain-containing protein, producing the protein MAFRVLGIDPASFEHLVGLSEEALAGLGIRRYTVDAKPGFPDRIEVRDLELGETVLLLNYEHQPAATPYRATHAIFIGEQSRTRLDMIDSLPEAIRIRSISLRAFDAAGEMVDADLADGAALEPLILRFLARPDVAYLHAHYAKRGCYAARVERT; encoded by the coding sequence ATGGCATTTCGCGTTCTAGGCATCGATCCGGCATCGTTCGAGCATCTCGTCGGTCTTTCCGAGGAGGCGCTGGCCGGGCTGGGTATCCGTCGCTACACCGTCGACGCAAAGCCCGGCTTTCCCGACCGCATCGAAGTGCGGGACCTCGAGCTGGGGGAGACGGTGCTGCTGCTCAACTATGAACACCAGCCCGCGGCTACGCCCTATCGCGCCACCCACGCAATCTTCATCGGCGAACAATCGCGCACGCGGCTGGACATGATCGACTCGCTGCCGGAGGCGATCCGCATCCGATCGATTTCGCTGCGCGCCTTCGATGCCGCGGGCGAGATGGTTGACGCCGATCTCGCCGATGGCGCTGCGCTGGAGCCGCTGATCCTGCGCTTCCTCGCGCGCCCTGACGTGGCCTATCTCCACGCGCATTATGCCAAGCGTGGCTGTTATGCCGCGCGGGTTGAGCGGACGTAG
- a CDS encoding DEAD/DEAH box helicase codes for MSIQNLPTRLAEALEQRGYSTLTPVQSAVLEDQAAGRDLIVSAQTGSGKTVAFGLAMAPELLAGEEMLPPAGAPLALIIAPTRELALQVSRELIWLYSPAGARIATCVGGMDASKERRTLNHGAHIVVGTPGRLRDHLERGALDLSSLRVAVLDEADEMLDMGFREELEAILDATPEGRRTLLFSATMPRPIVALAKRYQRNAFQITTKSDDRGHGDISYQAVTVAPADIEHVVINLLRLHEAETAILFCATRDNVRHLHASLMERGFAAVALSGEHSQSERNHALQALRDRRARVCVATDVAARGIDLPTLTLVVHVELPRDAETLQHRSGRTGRAGKKGTAVLIVPYPRRRRVEQMLHGARIPAVWIEAPTPEQIRAADRERLIAALLQPIETDEEDVALAERLLAEKTPAEIAAALVRAHRSQLPEPEELIEATPEARRAAQQERHRPGFDDTVWFRMDIGRRQNADPRWILPLICRRGHITRNEVGAIRIAANETHFQIPAPLAAKFSAAVDKFARTAGDDDDGIRIERATDAPEPGARSDGPARRGPPANRSNANGKPGGFRKGPPRAR; via the coding sequence ATGTCTATTCAAAATCTACCGACGCGCCTCGCCGAGGCGCTGGAACAGCGTGGCTATTCCACGCTGACTCCGGTCCAGTCCGCCGTCCTGGAAGACCAGGCCGCGGGCCGCGACCTCATCGTCTCCGCCCAGACGGGCTCGGGCAAGACGGTCGCTTTCGGCCTCGCCATGGCGCCCGAACTGCTCGCCGGCGAAGAGATGCTGCCGCCCGCCGGCGCGCCGCTCGCCCTCATCATCGCGCCGACGCGCGAACTGGCGCTGCAGGTCAGCCGCGAGCTGATCTGGCTGTACAGCCCGGCAGGGGCCCGCATCGCCACCTGCGTCGGCGGCATGGACGCTTCCAAGGAGCGTCGCACGCTCAACCACGGCGCGCACATCGTCGTCGGCACGCCGGGCCGTCTGCGCGACCACCTCGAGCGCGGCGCGCTCGACCTGTCCAGCCTGCGTGTCGCGGTGCTCGACGAGGCCGACGAGATGCTCGACATGGGCTTCCGCGAAGAGCTGGAAGCGATCCTTGACGCGACGCCCGAAGGCCGCCGCACGCTGCTCTTCTCGGCGACGATGCCGCGCCCGATCGTGGCGCTCGCCAAGCGCTACCAGCGCAACGCCTTCCAGATCACCACCAAGAGCGATGATCGCGGCCACGGCGACATCAGCTACCAGGCGGTGACCGTCGCCCCGGCGGATATCGAGCATGTCGTGATCAACCTGCTGCGCCTGCACGAGGCGGAGACGGCGATCCTGTTCTGCGCGACGCGCGACAATGTCCGCCACCTCCACGCCAGCCTGATGGAGCGCGGTTTCGCGGCCGTCGCCCTCTCCGGCGAGCATTCGCAGTCCGAGCGCAACCATGCGCTGCAGGCGCTGCGCGACCGCCGCGCCCGTGTCTGCGTCGCGACCGACGTCGCCGCGCGCGGCATCGATCTGCCGACGCTGACCCTGGTCGTGCACGTGGAACTGCCGCGCGATGCCGAGACGCTGCAGCACCGTTCGGGCCGTACCGGCCGCGCGGGCAAGAAGGGCACCGCGGTCCTGATCGTCCCCTATCCGCGCCGCCGCCGCGTCGAGCAGATGCTGCACGGCGCGCGCATCCCGGCGGTGTGGATCGAGGCACCGACGCCCGAGCAGATCCGCGCCGCGGATCGCGAACGCCTGATCGCGGCGCTGCTTCAGCCGATCGAGACGGACGAGGAAGACGTGGCCCTCGCCGAGCGCCTGCTCGCCGAGAAGACCCCGGCCGAGATCGCTGCCGCGCTGGTCCGCGCGCACCGCTCGCAGCTGCCCGAGCCGGAAGAGCTGATCGAGGCGACTCCGGAAGCGCGCCGCGCCGCGCAGCAGGAGCGCCATCGCCCCGGCTTTGACGACACCGTGTGGTTCCGCATGGACATCGGCCGTCGCCAGAACGCCGATCCGCGCTGGATCCTGCCGCTGATCTGCCGCCGCGGGCACATCACCCGCAACGAAGTCGGCGCGATCCGCATCGCGGCGAACGAGACGCACTTCCAGATCCCGGCGCCGCTGGCGGCGAAGTTCTCGGCCGCGGTCGACAAGTTCGCGCGCACCGCGGGCGACGATGACGACGGCATCCGCATCGAGCGTGCGACCGATGCGCCCGAGCCCGGCGCGCGTTCGGATGGTCCGGCGCGTCGCGGTCCGCCGGCGAACCGCAGCAACGCCAATGGCAAGCCCGGGGGCTTCCGCAAGGGCCCGCCGCGCGCGCGCTGA
- a CDS encoding DUF3829 domain-containing protein, with translation MTFSKTAALLIGVASLGLSGCDKISGSRGADQNSTAAGIAGASTQLDAYISAHNRLIGTFGFYDKATKYREADVAHASTNGQFLVDAGWIDKGIDELKQARALAGAPADLNAATDALIGSMTKVQKHLAELAPYYSSKAYLDDNLARGRKEDAQMLAEIDAADADLKRFSDMIDRESIKRDTATLEKLKAEGKLLEYNRRLAMFHANALITRFTASKAPDAALVQRADADLAVIEPAIAAARAEATKAGEKEPPELHFLSSMLGSYRSFKRDHRAFNAEMMLESYNHAVEAANR, from the coding sequence ATGACATTTTCGAAAACTGCCGCCCTGTTGATCGGCGTCGCCAGCCTGGGGCTGAGCGGATGCGACAAGATTTCCGGATCCCGCGGCGCGGATCAGAACAGCACCGCTGCCGGCATCGCCGGCGCCTCGACGCAGCTCGATGCCTATATCAGTGCGCATAATCGGCTGATCGGTACGTTCGGCTTCTACGACAAGGCGACCAAGTATCGCGAAGCCGATGTCGCCCATGCCTCCACCAATGGCCAGTTCCTCGTGGACGCCGGGTGGATCGACAAGGGCATCGACGAACTGAAGCAGGCGCGCGCTCTGGCCGGCGCGCCCGCCGACCTCAACGCCGCTACGGACGCCCTGATCGGGTCGATGACCAAGGTCCAGAAACATCTGGCGGAGCTCGCCCCTTATTATTCCAGCAAGGCCTATCTGGACGACAATCTGGCGCGCGGGCGTAAGGAAGATGCGCAGATGCTTGCCGAGATCGACGCGGCGGATGCAGATCTCAAGCGGTTCAGCGACATGATCGATCGTGAGTCGATCAAGCGCGATACGGCGACGCTCGAGAAACTGAAGGCCGAGGGGAAGCTGCTCGAGTATAATCGGCGGCTGGCGATGTTCCATGCCAATGCGCTGATAACGCGGTTCACGGCCTCCAAGGCGCCGGATGCAGCGCTAGTGCAACGCGCCGACGCAGACCTGGCGGTCATCGAGCCTGCAATCGCCGCCGCGCGGGCCGAAGCAACCAAGGCTGGCGAAAAGGAGCCGCCGGAGTTGCATTTCCTGTCGTCGATGCTCGGCAGCTACCGGTCGTTCAAGCGGGACCACCGCGCGTTCAACGCCGAGATGATGCTGGAAAGCTATAACCATGCGGTGGAAGCCGCCAACCGATAA